DNA sequence from the Candidatus Kaistella beijingensis genome:
ATTCCGTGAACTTGAAGTGCTTCAACCATATAGTGAGAACAAGTCGGTTCGTAACGGCAATTTTTCGGGAGTAAAGGCGAAATAAACCATTGGTAAAATTTAATGAAAACTACCAAAGGAAACGTAATGATTTTGTTGAATGTGCTTTTCAAAACACTGCAAAAATAAACTAATATTTTGAGATACGGCATACGAGATACGGGATTCGAGATTCGAGATTCAAGATTCAAAATTTCTTAACTTTGAAAATTAAATCAAGTTGAATCCATTTGCACCAATTGCAACTTGCAACCATTTGCGCCCAATTAATGAACCACAACATCCCTTTAGCCGAAAAACTGCGCCCGAAAACTTTAGATGACGTTCTCGGACAAGAACACTTGACCGGAAAAAACGGAACCATCAGAAAAATGTTGGAAAACGATACCCTGAATTC
Encoded proteins:
- the yidD gene encoding membrane protein insertion efficiency factor YidD, with the protein product MPYLKILVYFCSVLKSTFNKIITFPLVVFIKFYQWFISPLLPKNCRYEPTCSHYMVEALQVHGIFKGFWLGAKRIARCHPWGGEGYDPVPPK